The window CCCGCAAGGGTCCGGCCTTTTTTCGCCGCTCCGCTCGGGGCGGACCTTCGAGCCCGCCCCCCGTCGCTGCAGGAGCCCCAGGCCGACAAACCCGGCGGGCGCCCTCTGATCACGCCCGCCGGAAGCGCGCGGACTTTTTCCTCCGGCCCTTGACCCGTCTGTTGCCTCACGGTTCATGCTGCCCCCTCAACCCCAAACCGAGGAGGACATCATGACCGTCGATTCCAGCCCTGCGCCCGGCGCGCTCCTGGCCCCGCACTGCGATGTGGCGCACGTCATGCGCCTGTGCGCGCCGCCCGACAGGGTCTTTCCCCTGCTGTGCCCGGTGCGCGAGTACGACTGGATTCCCGACTGGCGCTGCGAGGTGCTGCACGCGCCCCTTGGCGCCGCCGGGCCGGGCTGCGTGTTCCGCACCGCCTTCCCGGGCGTCGGCACGGAAACCTGGACCTGCGTGCGCTTCGAGCCGCCCCGGGCCATCGAGTACGTGCGCTTCGCCGCCCTGGGCCTGGTCACGCACCTGACCATCACCCTGGCCCCTGACGGCGCCGGGGGTGCCACGGTCCTGTGGCACAACCGGCTGACCGCCACCACCGACGCCGGGCGCGACCATCTTGCGGACGGCGTCGAAGCGGAATACCACCGGGAAACGGCGGAGCTGGAGGCCATGCTCGACCACTACCTGCGCACCGGAACCATGCTCCGGGGCACGGGCACGGCCTGAACCCGCCGGGGAGGAGGACCATGGAAACCATCGGGCGCCTGGCCAGGCGCTTCGGCCTGTCGCGCGCGGCACTGCTGCACTACGCGAAGATCGGCCTGCTGGATGCCTCGGAGCGCTCCAAGAGCGGCTATCGCCTGTACACGGAGCAGGACGCCGCACGCCTGGAGCGCATCCGCATCTACCGCCAGGCCGGGCTGCCCCTGGCGCGCATCGCCGCGCTGCTGGACAGCGAGGACGGAGCCCCGGCCCAGGTGCTCACCGCGCGCCTGGACGAGATCAACGCCGACATCGCCCGGCTGCGCGAGCAGCAGCGCTTCATCCTGGGCATCCTGCAAACCCCTGAGGCCCGGCGCAAGGTGCTCATGACCCGCGAGGCCTGGACAGGCATCCTCGAGGCCGCAGGCTTCACGGAGCAGGACATGGCCCGCTGGCACGCCGGGTTCGAGCGCAGCGAGCCCGAGCGCCACCAGCAGTTCCTGGAGTTCCTGTGCATCCCCGCCGACGAGGTGGCGGCCATCCGGGCCTGGTCGCGCCGCTGCGCCCGGCGCTGAAAAACGAGGGGCCCGCGCGAGCGGGCCCCTTTGCCTGCACCTGCCCCCAGGCGTGGAACGAACAGAATTGCAGCCCTCCGTCTCCCGGTGGGGCCGGGTTGTGAGCGGCCTGCTGACCCGCGCCAACTAGGCCCCCCCGCCCTCCGCGCGCCGCCACAGGCCTTCCTCGGCCAGGGAGCACAGCACGGGCACCACAACCAGGGTCAGCAGTGTGGCCACCAGCAGGCCGAAGACCACGGCCACGGCCATGGGGCCCCACCACTGGGCGCTCTCGCTGCCCACGTCCCACGAGAAGCTCAGGAAGTCGAAGCTGACCCCCGTGGCCATGGGCAACAGGCCGAGGATGGTCGTCACGGCGGTGAGCAGCACCGGGCGGAAGCGCGTGGCCCCGGCCTGCATGAGCGCCTCGCGCACCGCCAGCCCCCGGGCCCGCAGCTGGTTGAAGTAGTCGATGAGCACGATGGCGTTGTTGACCACCACCCCCGCGAGGCTGATGACGCCGACCCCGGTCATGATCACCGAGAACGACATGCCCGTGAGCAGCAGCCCGGCGAACACGCCGATGAGCGACAGGCCCACCGAGGCCAAGATGATCAGCGGGGCCCTAAAGCCGTCGAACTGCGTGACCAGCACCAGGAAGATCAGGAACAGCGCGGCCACGAAGGCCTTGCCCAGGAAGTCCGAAGCCTCCTGCTGGTCCTGCTTCTCGCCGGTGAAGGAGTAGGAGAACCCGCGCGGCAACTCCACGGTGCGCATGATGGCCTCCACGTCGGCCAGCACCTGGCCGGTGGTGCGCCCGCTCACGTCGGCGGACACGGTGACCACGCGCTTCTGGTCGATGTGCTTGATGCCGCCGATGCCCCCGGCCATCTCCACCGTGGCCAAACTGGTCAGGGGGATGGGCTCGCCGTCGGTGCCCGACACCGTCAGCCGGGTCAGGCCTTCCAGGCTGCTGCGGTCCTTCCTGGGCAGCTTGGCCACGATGTCATACTCGTCCTTGCCTTCGCGGTAGGAGCCGACCTTGGTACCGCCCACGGCGGCCTTGACGGTCTGGGCCACGGTGCTGGCGGTCAGGCCCATGAGCGCGGCCTTTTCCTTGTCCACGGCCACGCGGATTTCCGGCTTGCCCTGGATGTAGTCGGACTGAAGGTCCACCAGCCCGGGCACGCCCTTGATGCGCTCCATGACCAGGGCCACCACCTCGCCCAGGGCCTGCATGTCCGTGCCCTGGATCTCCATGTTCACCGGCTCGCCCGTGGGCGGGCCCATGGTTTCCTTCTCCACGCGCACGGTGGCGCCGGTGATGGCGGCGGCCAGGGCCGCGCGCAGGTCGTCCACCAGCGCGGTGGAGGGCCGCGAGCGCTCGTGGAAGTCCTTGAATTCCACGGTGAGCTTGGAGACGTGGGTGCCCGCGTTGGAGCTGCCGAAGGGGTTGCCGCCCATGGTGCCGACCTGGGTGATGACGTGCAGCACGTCGGGCTCGGCCAGGCACAGGGCCTCGGCCTGGCGCACGATGCGGTCCGACGCTTCCAGGCTGGTGCCCACGGGGGTCTCGATGTGCACCCAGGCCCGCTCGGGGTCCGACGAGGGCATGAACTCCACCCCGCGCCCGAAGGCCACGAAGGCGCCCACCGAGGCCACCAGCAGCACCACGGCCAGCCCGGCCACCGCCAGGCGATGGTCCAGGGCCCGGGCCAGCAGGGCCAGGTAGCGCCGCTGGAGCCATTCCAGGGCGCGGTCCTGCGGGCGGGAGGCGGCGGTGGCGGCGCGCACGGTCTGGAAGCGCGCCGAAAGCACGGGGTTGACCACCAGGGCCACGAACAGCGAGGCCGACAGGGCGACCATCACCGTCAGCGGCAGGTAGGACATGAACTGGCCCATGATGCCCGGCCAGAACATCATGGGCACGAAGGCGCCCAGGGTGGTCAGGGTCGAGGCGATGACCGGCCAGGCCACTTCGTCGGTGCCCGCCTGGGCAGCCTGGGCGCGGTCCGCACCCTCCTGCATGTGGCGGTAGACGTTCTCCACCACCACGATGCCGTTGTCCACGAGCATGCCCAGGGCCAGGATCAGGGCGAAGAGCACCACCATGTTCAGGGTGATGCCCAGGGCCTGGAGCACAGCGAAGGTGATGAGCATGGACAACGGGATGGACAGGGACACGAACAGCGCCGAGCGCCCGCCGATGAACAACAGCACCACGGCCAGCACCAGCACCAGCCCGGAGATGATGTTGTTCTCCAGGTCGGCGAACATGCTCTTGATGTCCTCGGACTGGTCGGAGGTCAGGGTCACGGTCAGCGCCGGGGGCATCTCGCCGCGCAGCTCCTGCACGGCGGCGCGCAGGGCCTCGACGATCTGCACCACGTTCTCGCCGCTGCGCTTGGTGACGGACACGGTGACGCTCTGCTGGCCGTCCATGCGCGCGATGGTCTCCTGGTCCTTGGCGGCGTCCTCGATGCTGGCCACGTCGCGCAGGTACACGGGGCGCCCGCCGCGCGTGAAGGCCACCAGCGAGCGGATCTCGTCGGGGTGCTGGAAGTCCTCGGGCACGCGCACCTGGTAGCGCTGGTCGCCGATGTCCATGGACCCGCCGGGCACGTTGACGTTGCCCTCGGTGACCGCCGTGAGCAGGCTGGAAAAGGGCATGCGGTAGAAGGCCACGCGGTCCAGGTCGAAGAGCACGTGGATCTCGCGCTCCAGCCCGCCCAGGACGCTGGCGTCCAGCACGCCGGGCACGGCCTCGAAGCGGTCCTCGAACGATTCGGCCAGCACCTTGAGCCGCTTGAGGCTGAAGGGCCCGGAGAGCACGACGTTGATGATCGGGCGGTCCGAGAAGTTCATCTCGGCGATGACCGGATCGTCGGGCAGGTCCGCAGGCAGGTCGGACTTGGCCTGGTCCACCTTGTCGCGCACCTTTTGCAAGGCGTCGTCGATATCGATGTCGGGCAGGAACTTCAGGGCGATGATGCTGGCGCCGTCCTGGGAGATGGAGCGCAGCTCCTCCAGGTCCGACAGGCCCTTGAGCTTGCGCTCCAGGGGGATGGTCACCAGCTTTTCCATGTCCTCCGGGGCCACGCCCTCGTAGTCGGTGGTCACGAAGACATAGGGGATGGTCACGTCGGGGTTGGACTCCAGGGGCAGGGAGCGGTAGGCCACCGCCCCGGCCAGGGCCAGGAACACGGTGAGCACCAGCACCGCCGACTTGCGGGCCAGGGCTGCGCGGTTGACGATCATTGCACCACCACCCGCGTACCTTCCTCCACGGAACCCTGCCCGGCGACGATGAGATTCTCGCCCGGCTCAAGGCCCGAGAGCACCTGCACCACCCCGCCCTGGACCACGCCCAGCTCCACCGTGCGCGCCCGGACCACGCCGCCATCCTCCACGAAGAGCATCCGCTCGCCGCCCTTGTCCTGCACCGAGGAAAGCGGCACGGCCACGGCGTCCGCGATCTCGCGGCGCAAAAACGACGCCCGCGCGAGCATCCCGGGGCGGATGGCGCCGTCGGCGTTGTCCACCAGCACCCGGGCGGAGAAGGTGCGCGTGGCGCTGTCGGCCTTGGCGGACACGAAATCCACCCGGCCCCGCCAGCTGCGCCCCGGCCAGGCGTCCACGGTCACGTCGGCCTCGCTGCCCGGGCTCAGGTAGCGCACGTCCAGCTCGGGCACGCTGACGATGACGCGCACCACGTCGCGGTTGACCAGCCGCAGAAGCTGCTGGCCCACGGAGACGAACTCGCCGGGGTCGGCGTCCAGGCTCTCCACCACGCCGGAGATGGGCGCGCGCACCTGGCCCTGGGCGAAGTCCGCACGGGCCTCGGCCACGCTGGCGCGGGCCACTTCCATGGCCGTGCGCGATTCGTCCAGCTCCTCGCGCGAAAGCACGCTCTCCTGGAAAAGCTGCTCGCGGCGGCGGGCCTGGGCCTCGGCCAGGCGGCTGGACAGCTCGGCCTGCTCCAGCTTGGCGCGTTTGGCCGCCACGTCGATGCGCATGAGCGTTTCGCCCTGCTCCACGCGCTGGCCCTCCACGGGGCCGACCCATTCCACGACGCCGTCGGTCTCCGACGAGAGCACCACGTCGGCGTCAGGCTCGGTTTCGCCGGGCAGGGTCAGCACGTCGCGCAGCACGACGGGCTCCACCCGCTGCACGCGCACCTGGACCCGGTGCTCGGCCTCCTGCT is drawn from Desulfocurvus vexinensis DSM 17965 and contains these coding sequences:
- a CDS encoding efflux RND transporter periplasmic adaptor subunit — protein: MTTYDGAPARAARIVRAVAAYLAAGALGLGLALAGCTDKGPAPAPGAGAEQEAEHRVQVRVQRVEPVVLRDVLTLPGETEPDADVVLSSETDGVVEWVGPVEGQRVEQGETLMRIDVAAKRAKLEQAELSSRLAEAQARRREQLFQESVLSREELDESRTAMEVARASVAEARADFAQGQVRAPISGVVESLDADPGEFVSVGQQLLRLVNRDVVRVIVSVPELDVRYLSPGSEADVTVDAWPGRSWRGRVDFVSAKADSATRTFSARVLVDNADGAIRPGMLARASFLRREIADAVAVPLSSVQDKGGERMLFVEDGGVVRARTVELGVVQGGVVQVLSGLEPGENLIVAGQGSVEEGTRVVVQ
- a CDS encoding efflux RND transporter permease subunit, translating into MIVNRAALARKSAVLVLTVFLALAGAVAYRSLPLESNPDVTIPYVFVTTDYEGVAPEDMEKLVTIPLERKLKGLSDLEELRSISQDGASIIALKFLPDIDIDDALQKVRDKVDQAKSDLPADLPDDPVIAEMNFSDRPIINVVLSGPFSLKRLKVLAESFEDRFEAVPGVLDASVLGGLEREIHVLFDLDRVAFYRMPFSSLLTAVTEGNVNVPGGSMDIGDQRYQVRVPEDFQHPDEIRSLVAFTRGGRPVYLRDVASIEDAAKDQETIARMDGQQSVTVSVTKRSGENVVQIVEALRAAVQELRGEMPPALTVTLTSDQSEDIKSMFADLENNIISGLVLVLAVVLLFIGGRSALFVSLSIPLSMLITFAVLQALGITLNMVVLFALILALGMLVDNGIVVVENVYRHMQEGADRAQAAQAGTDEVAWPVIASTLTTLGAFVPMMFWPGIMGQFMSYLPLTVMVALSASLFVALVVNPVLSARFQTVRAATAASRPQDRALEWLQRRYLALLARALDHRLAVAGLAVVLLVASVGAFVAFGRGVEFMPSSDPERAWVHIETPVGTSLEASDRIVRQAEALCLAEPDVLHVITQVGTMGGNPFGSSNAGTHVSKLTVEFKDFHERSRPSTALVDDLRAALAAAITGATVRVEKETMGPPTGEPVNMEIQGTDMQALGEVVALVMERIKGVPGLVDLQSDYIQGKPEIRVAVDKEKAALMGLTASTVAQTVKAAVGGTKVGSYREGKDEYDIVAKLPRKDRSSLEGLTRLTVSGTDGEPIPLTSLATVEMAGGIGGIKHIDQKRVVTVSADVSGRTTGQVLADVEAIMRTVELPRGFSYSFTGEKQDQQEASDFLGKAFVAALFLIFLVLVTQFDGFRAPLIILASVGLSLIGVFAGLLLTGMSFSVIMTGVGVISLAGVVVNNAIVLIDYFNQLRARGLAVREALMQAGATRFRPVLLTAVTTILGLLPMATGVSFDFLSFSWDVGSESAQWWGPMAVAVVFGLLVATLLTLVVVPVLCSLAEEGLWRRAEGGGA
- a CDS encoding MerR family transcriptional regulator is translated as METIGRLARRFGLSRAALLHYAKIGLLDASERSKSGYRLYTEQDAARLERIRIYRQAGLPLARIAALLDSEDGAPAQVLTARLDEINADIARLREQQRFILGILQTPEARRKVLMTREAWTGILEAAGFTEQDMARWHAGFERSEPERHQQFLEFLCIPADEVAAIRAWSRRCARR
- a CDS encoding SRPBCC family protein — its product is MTVDSSPAPGALLAPHCDVAHVMRLCAPPDRVFPLLCPVREYDWIPDWRCEVLHAPLGAAGPGCVFRTAFPGVGTETWTCVRFEPPRAIEYVRFAALGLVTHLTITLAPDGAGGATVLWHNRLTATTDAGRDHLADGVEAEYHRETAELEAMLDHYLRTGTMLRGTGTA